One Miscanthus floridulus cultivar M001 chromosome 11, ASM1932011v1, whole genome shotgun sequence DNA window includes the following coding sequences:
- the LOC136491928 gene encoding arabinogalactan protein 1-like produces the protein MAASHFAVLSVLALLAVAATAQAPSGAPAAAPKPPATPPPAIPPPTPAPVAPPTAAPAPAPKVAATPAPTPSASAPAPEAPTASPPVPGPDASSPSPSAEPPATPAGAAAGLRPAFAFAFAAVAVAAAVYAF, from the coding sequence ATGGCCGCTTCTCACTTCGCCGTGCTCTCCGTGCTCGCCCTCCTCGCCGTGGCCGCCACGGCGCAGGCGCCCAGCGGCGCTCCCGCGGCGGCACCCAAGCCCCCCGCGACCCCTCCCCCGGCGATCCCGCCCCCGACACCGGCACCGGTCGCCCCGCCCACGGCGGCCCCGGCACCGGCCCCCAAGGTCGCGGCCACCCCGGCCCCCACGCCGTCCGCGTCCGCGCCGGCGCCCGAGGCTCCCACCGCCTCCCCTCCGGTGCCCGGCCCAGACGCGTCCTCCCCCTCGCCCTCCGCCGAGCCCCCGGCGACCccggccggcgccgccgccggcctccgccccgccttcgccttcgccttcgccgccgtcgccgtcgccgcggcCGTCTACGCCTTCTAG
- the LOC136493072 gene encoding histone H3.3, translating to MARTKQTARKSTGGKAPRKQLATKAARKSAPTTGGVKKPHRYRPGTVALREIRKYQKSTELLIRKLPFQRLVREIAQDFKTDLRFQSHAVLALQEAAEAYLVGLFEDTNLCAIHAKRVTIMPKDIQLARRIRGERA from the exons ATGGCTCGTACTAAGCaaactgctcgcaagtccactggaggGAAAGCTCCTAGGAAGCAACTTGCCACCAAG GCTGCCCGTAAGTCTGCACCCACAACTGGAGGAGTAAAGAAGCCTCACCGTTACCGCCCTGGAACTGTTGCTCTTCG TGAAATTCGCAAGTATCAGAAGAGCACTGAGCTGCTCATAAGGAAGCTTCCATTCCAGAGGCTTGTCAGGGAGATTGCCCAGGATTTCAAG ACTGATCTGCGCTTCCAGAGCCATGCCGTCCTTGCGCTGCAGGAGGCTGCGGAAGCATACCTGGTCGGTCTGTTCGAGGACACAAACCTGTGCGCCATCCACGCCAAGCGCGTGACCATCATGCCCAAGGACATTCAGCTGGCAAGGAGGATCCGTGGCGAGAGGGCTTAG